In Oncorhynchus clarkii lewisi isolate Uvic-CL-2024 chromosome 16, UVic_Ocla_1.0, whole genome shotgun sequence, one genomic interval encodes:
- the LOC139368078 gene encoding male-specific lethal 1-like 1 isoform X1, with protein sequence MTMRSTLFANAGFKLDTEILDFDKSQVGTANVVNSITIKRESCDFVIDVHDVHGAIHKTGGELLSKTKLLDQNYIIRTPVAAQNKAEGALVQGDNWGSTGVLSSSGRQMGGEGIPIKGKLILSDSMDNTELVSNNNSKDAGTDESTRGVSTGGVVNTASIELSTEGKWRNIRKTPANPHTQATCLQQILLLQLDLIEQQQQQLQSKDKEIDELKADKETLLARIERMERRLQLTRKDPRDKRLFQPLEPWTPDKEDLWDLEVGDSPQTPTPRSLPFSRGDKGLKRKFCFLDSKIQKSRGGKGSKFAPSKSECGAGSPHQRELRNKETPEKTGFGRSAVEGGTLQSSNEDPELTARMEELPFMSTTEMYLCRWHQPPPSPQREPSPSPKKEEVVAIPSWRENIMEPLDEEAASVIPEMLEDSVFLKRHAKLELDEKRRKRWDIQRIREQRMFQRLQQRMNKKKGIQESEPEVSSFYPDTEDVESIIITPFLPVVAFGRPLPKLTQQWYHGAGGGAGRVSQKDLSSKCKYLFFPISMSFKLSKLNICHPKHSSQSQSFSCLFCPLFLKKMFYKNRLI encoded by the exons ATGACTATGAGATCAACTTTGTTTGCTAATGCAGGATTTAAGCTGGACACAGAGATACTTGACTTTGACAAATCACAAGTGGGAACTGCAAACGTCGTGAATTCCATAACCATCAAGAGAGAATCCTGTGACTTTGTCATTGATGTCCATGACGTACATGGGGCAATCCACAAGACTGGAGGGGAGCTCCTCAGCAAAACAAAGCTCCTAGACCAGAATTACATCATTCGGACCCCAGTGGCTGCTCAAAATAAAGCGGAAGGGGCACTGGTTCAAGGCGACAATTGGGGAAGCACCGGGGTGCTGTCATCTTCCGGCAGACAAATGGGGGGTGAGGGAATCCCAATTAAAGGTAAACTCATTCTGAGTGACAGTATGGATAATACAGAGTTGGTTTCAAACAATAACTCCAAGGATGCTGGTACTGATGAGAGCACCAGAGGGGTCTCCACTGGAGGAGTTGTCAACACTGCATCCATTGAGCTCAGCACAGAGGGCAAGTGGAGGAACATCAGGAAAACCCCTGCTAACCCCCACACACAGGCCACCTGCCTCCAGCAGATTCTCCTGCTTCAGCTGGACTTGAttgaacaacagcaacaacagctgCAGTCCAAGGACAAGGAGATAGATGAGCTGAAAGCGGACAAGGAGACG TTGCTGGCGCGTATTGAGCGTATGGAGCGCCGTTTGCAGCTGACGAGGAAAGACCCACGTGATAAGCGCCTATTTCAGCCGCTAGAGCCCTGGACCCCAGATAAAGAGGACCTGTGGGATCTAGAAGTGGGTGACAGCCCCCAGACTCCCACCCCTAGGTCACTCCCCTTCAGCCGAGGAGACAAAGGCCTCAAAAG GAAATTTTGCTTCCTGGACTCCAAAATCCAGAAGTCACGAGGGGGCAAAGGCTCCAAGTTCGCCCCCTCTAAGTCAGAGTGTGGAGCTGGCTCTCCCCATCAGAGGGAGCTGCGCAATAAAGAGACCCCGGAGAAGACAGGGTTTGGTCGGTCAGCGGTAGAGGGGGGTACTCTGCAATCGAGCAATGAGGACCCGGAGCTCACCGCTCGGATGGAGGAGCTCCCTTTCATGTCTACTACTGAGATGTACCTGTGTCGTTGGCATcagcctcccccctccccccagcgcgagccatccccatccccaaaGAAAGAGGAGGTTGTGGCCA TCCCCTCTTGGAGGGAAAACATTATGGAGCCCTTGGATGAGGAAGCTGCCAGTGTCATcccagag ATGTTGGAAGACAGTGTCTTTTTGAAGCGCCATGCAAAGCTGGAGTTggatgagaagaggagaaaaAG ATGGGACATTCAGCGTATCCGCGAGCAGCGCATGTTTCAGCGTCTGCAGCAGCGCATGAACAAGAAGAAGGGGATCCAGGAAAGTGAGCCAGAGGTCTCGTCGTTTTACCCGGACACTGAAGATG TCGAGTCCATAATCATCACCCCTTTCCTGCCTGTGGTGGCCTTTGGCCGGCCATTGCCGAAGCTCACTCAACA ATGGTACCATGGTGCAGGTGGCGGGGCAGGGCGAGTTTCACAGAAAGACCTTTCATCAAAATGCAAGTATTTATTCTTCCCCATAAGTATGTCTTTTAAGTTAAGTAAACTGAACATTTGTCACCCAAAACACTCGTCTCAAAGTCAATCATTTTCTTGCCTATTCTGTCCTCTGTTCTTAAAGAAGATGTTTTACAAAAACAGGTTAATATGA
- the LOC139368078 gene encoding male-specific lethal 1-like 1 isoform X3 — MTMRSTLFANAGFKLDTEILDFDKSQVGTANVVNSITIKRESCDFVIDVHDVHGAIHKTGGELLSKTKLLDQNYIIRTPVAAQNKAEGALVQGDNWGSTGVLSSSGRQMGGEGIPIKGKLILSDSMDNTELVSNNNSKDAGTDESTRGVSTGGVVNTASIELSTEGKWRNIRKTPANPHTQATCLQQILLLQLDLIEQQQQQLQSKDKEIDELKADKETLLARIERMERRLQLTRKDPRDKRLFQPLEPWTPDKEDLWDLEVGDSPQTPTPRSLPFSRGDKGLKRKFCFLDSKIQKSRGGKGSKFAPSKSECGAGSPHQRELRNKETPEKTGFGRSAVEGGTLQSSNEDPELTARMEELPFMSTTEMYLCRWHQPPPSPQREPSPSPKKEEVVAIPSWRENIMEPLDEEAASVIPEMLEDSVFLKRHAKLELDEKRRKRWDIQRIREQRMFQRLQQRMNKKKGIQESEPEVSSFYPDTEDVESIIITPFLPVVAFGRPLPKLTQQWYHGAGGGAGRVSQKDLSSK, encoded by the exons ATGACTATGAGATCAACTTTGTTTGCTAATGCAGGATTTAAGCTGGACACAGAGATACTTGACTTTGACAAATCACAAGTGGGAACTGCAAACGTCGTGAATTCCATAACCATCAAGAGAGAATCCTGTGACTTTGTCATTGATGTCCATGACGTACATGGGGCAATCCACAAGACTGGAGGGGAGCTCCTCAGCAAAACAAAGCTCCTAGACCAGAATTACATCATTCGGACCCCAGTGGCTGCTCAAAATAAAGCGGAAGGGGCACTGGTTCAAGGCGACAATTGGGGAAGCACCGGGGTGCTGTCATCTTCCGGCAGACAAATGGGGGGTGAGGGAATCCCAATTAAAGGTAAACTCATTCTGAGTGACAGTATGGATAATACAGAGTTGGTTTCAAACAATAACTCCAAGGATGCTGGTACTGATGAGAGCACCAGAGGGGTCTCCACTGGAGGAGTTGTCAACACTGCATCCATTGAGCTCAGCACAGAGGGCAAGTGGAGGAACATCAGGAAAACCCCTGCTAACCCCCACACACAGGCCACCTGCCTCCAGCAGATTCTCCTGCTTCAGCTGGACTTGAttgaacaacagcaacaacagctgCAGTCCAAGGACAAGGAGATAGATGAGCTGAAAGCGGACAAGGAGACG TTGCTGGCGCGTATTGAGCGTATGGAGCGCCGTTTGCAGCTGACGAGGAAAGACCCACGTGATAAGCGCCTATTTCAGCCGCTAGAGCCCTGGACCCCAGATAAAGAGGACCTGTGGGATCTAGAAGTGGGTGACAGCCCCCAGACTCCCACCCCTAGGTCACTCCCCTTCAGCCGAGGAGACAAAGGCCTCAAAAG GAAATTTTGCTTCCTGGACTCCAAAATCCAGAAGTCACGAGGGGGCAAAGGCTCCAAGTTCGCCCCCTCTAAGTCAGAGTGTGGAGCTGGCTCTCCCCATCAGAGGGAGCTGCGCAATAAAGAGACCCCGGAGAAGACAGGGTTTGGTCGGTCAGCGGTAGAGGGGGGTACTCTGCAATCGAGCAATGAGGACCCGGAGCTCACCGCTCGGATGGAGGAGCTCCCTTTCATGTCTACTACTGAGATGTACCTGTGTCGTTGGCATcagcctcccccctccccccagcgcgagccatccccatccccaaaGAAAGAGGAGGTTGTGGCCA TCCCCTCTTGGAGGGAAAACATTATGGAGCCCTTGGATGAGGAAGCTGCCAGTGTCATcccagag ATGTTGGAAGACAGTGTCTTTTTGAAGCGCCATGCAAAGCTGGAGTTggatgagaagaggagaaaaAG ATGGGACATTCAGCGTATCCGCGAGCAGCGCATGTTTCAGCGTCTGCAGCAGCGCATGAACAAGAAGAAGGGGATCCAGGAAAGTGAGCCAGAGGTCTCGTCGTTTTACCCGGACACTGAAGATG TCGAGTCCATAATCATCACCCCTTTCCTGCCTGTGGTGGCCTTTGGCCGGCCATTGCCGAAGCTCACTCAACA ATGGTACCATGGTGCAGGTGGCGGGGCAGGGCGAGTTTCACAGAAAGACCTTTCATCAAAAT GA
- the LOC139368078 gene encoding male-specific lethal 1-like 1 isoform X2: MTMRSTLFANAGFKLDTEILDFDKSQVGTANVVNSITIKRESCDFVIDVHDVHGAIHKTGGELLSKTKLLDQNYIIRTPVAAQNKAEGALVQGDNWGSTGVLSSSGRQMGGEGIPIKGKLILSDSMDNTELVSNNNSKDAGTDESTRGVSTGGVVNTASIELSTEGKWRNIRKTPANPHTQATCLQQILLLQLDLIEQQQQQLQSKDKEIDELKADKETLLARIERMERRLQLTRKDPRDKRLFQPLEPWTPDKEDLWDLEVGDSPQTPTPRSLPFSRGDKGLKRKFCFLDSKIQKSRGGKGSKFAPSKSECGAGSPHQRELRNKETPEKTGFGRSAVEGGTLQSSNEDPELTARMEELPFMSTTEMYLCRWHQPPPSPQREPSPSPKKEEVVAIPSWRENIMEPLDEEAASVIPEMLEDSVFLKRHAKLELDEKRRKRWDIQRIREQRMFQRLQQRMNKKKGIQESEPEVSSFYPDTEDVESIIITPFLPVVAFGRPLPKLTQQNFDLPWLDVRSRCRIEVPKKHTPHRTCRK, translated from the exons ATGACTATGAGATCAACTTTGTTTGCTAATGCAGGATTTAAGCTGGACACAGAGATACTTGACTTTGACAAATCACAAGTGGGAACTGCAAACGTCGTGAATTCCATAACCATCAAGAGAGAATCCTGTGACTTTGTCATTGATGTCCATGACGTACATGGGGCAATCCACAAGACTGGAGGGGAGCTCCTCAGCAAAACAAAGCTCCTAGACCAGAATTACATCATTCGGACCCCAGTGGCTGCTCAAAATAAAGCGGAAGGGGCACTGGTTCAAGGCGACAATTGGGGAAGCACCGGGGTGCTGTCATCTTCCGGCAGACAAATGGGGGGTGAGGGAATCCCAATTAAAGGTAAACTCATTCTGAGTGACAGTATGGATAATACAGAGTTGGTTTCAAACAATAACTCCAAGGATGCTGGTACTGATGAGAGCACCAGAGGGGTCTCCACTGGAGGAGTTGTCAACACTGCATCCATTGAGCTCAGCACAGAGGGCAAGTGGAGGAACATCAGGAAAACCCCTGCTAACCCCCACACACAGGCCACCTGCCTCCAGCAGATTCTCCTGCTTCAGCTGGACTTGAttgaacaacagcaacaacagctgCAGTCCAAGGACAAGGAGATAGATGAGCTGAAAGCGGACAAGGAGACG TTGCTGGCGCGTATTGAGCGTATGGAGCGCCGTTTGCAGCTGACGAGGAAAGACCCACGTGATAAGCGCCTATTTCAGCCGCTAGAGCCCTGGACCCCAGATAAAGAGGACCTGTGGGATCTAGAAGTGGGTGACAGCCCCCAGACTCCCACCCCTAGGTCACTCCCCTTCAGCCGAGGAGACAAAGGCCTCAAAAG GAAATTTTGCTTCCTGGACTCCAAAATCCAGAAGTCACGAGGGGGCAAAGGCTCCAAGTTCGCCCCCTCTAAGTCAGAGTGTGGAGCTGGCTCTCCCCATCAGAGGGAGCTGCGCAATAAAGAGACCCCGGAGAAGACAGGGTTTGGTCGGTCAGCGGTAGAGGGGGGTACTCTGCAATCGAGCAATGAGGACCCGGAGCTCACCGCTCGGATGGAGGAGCTCCCTTTCATGTCTACTACTGAGATGTACCTGTGTCGTTGGCATcagcctcccccctccccccagcgcgagccatccccatccccaaaGAAAGAGGAGGTTGTGGCCA TCCCCTCTTGGAGGGAAAACATTATGGAGCCCTTGGATGAGGAAGCTGCCAGTGTCATcccagag ATGTTGGAAGACAGTGTCTTTTTGAAGCGCCATGCAAAGCTGGAGTTggatgagaagaggagaaaaAG ATGGGACATTCAGCGTATCCGCGAGCAGCGCATGTTTCAGCGTCTGCAGCAGCGCATGAACAAGAAGAAGGGGATCCAGGAAAGTGAGCCAGAGGTCTCGTCGTTTTACCCGGACACTGAAGATG TCGAGTCCATAATCATCACCCCTTTCCTGCCTGTGGTGGCCTTTGGCCGGCCATTGCCGAAGCTCACTCAACA GAACTTTGACCTGCCTTGGCTTGACGTGCGAAGCCGCTGCCGCATTGAGGTGCCCaagaaacacacaccacaccggACCTGTCGGAAGTGA
- the LOC139368079 gene encoding charged multivesicular body protein 2a-like — MEFLFGKRKTPEEMLRQNQRALTRAMRDLDRERQRLEQQEKKIIADIKKMAKQGQMDAVKIMAKDLVRTRHYVKKFIMMKANIQAVSLKIQTLKSNNSMAQAMKGVTKAMATMNRQMKLPQIQKIMMEFERQSEIMDMKEEMMNDAIDDAMGDEDDEEESDAVVSQVLDELGLNLSDELSNLPSTGGSLSVAGGKKAEPQPALADADADLEERLNNLRRD; from the exons ATGGAGTTCTTGTTTGGGAAGAGGAAGACCCCGGAGGAGATGTTGAGGCAAAACCAGAGGGCACTGACTCGGGCCATGAGAGATCTGGACAGAGAGCGACAAAGACTGGAGCAGCAGGAGAAGAAAATCATAGCTGACATTAAGAAAATGGCCAAACAGGGACAGATG GATGCTGTGAAGATCATGGCGAAGGACTTGGTTCGTACAAGGCACTATGTGAAGAAATTCATTATGATGAAGGCAAATATCCAAGCAGTCAGCCTGAAGATCCAGACTCTAAAGTCAAACAACAGCATGGCACAAGCAATGAAAGGTGTCACCAAAGCAATGGCTACCATGAACAGACAG ATGAAGTTGCCACAGATTCAGAAGATCATGATGGAGTTTGAACGACAGAGTGAGATCATGGACATGAAGGAGGAGATGATGAATGATGCCATAGACGATGCCAtgggtgatgaggatgatgaagaAGAGAG TGATGCTGTTGTGTCCCAAGTGTTGGACGAGCTGGGTCTCAATCTCTCTGACGAACTCTCAA ATCTGCCATCCACGGGTGGTAGCCTCTCCGTAGCAGGTGGGAAGAAAGCTGAACCCCAGCCAGCCCTGGCAGATGCAGATGCTGACCTTGAGGAGAGACTGAATAACCTCAGGAGAGACTGA